The genomic window TGCGCCTGAATGGAAAGTGGGAGTTTTGGGGAAATCAGGCAGGCACACCGGAAGGCGGTGCGGAATGATGATTACTCGCTCACCTGAAATAGACGCCCTTATCGCCGATGACGCGCCGGTCGCGATTGGTGTTTCGGGCGGCAAAGACAGCCAAGCCGCCGCACTGGCAACATTCGCTTATCTCGATTCTGTCGGCCACAAGGGGCCGCGCATCCTTATCCATGCCGACCTCGGCTCAGTGGAATGGGACGACAGCTTCCGGATCTGTGAGGAACTCGCTGAGTACCTGGAGTGTGACCTCGTCGTGGTTCGACGCAAAGCCGGTGGCCTCATGGAGCGTTGGGAAAGCCGGTGGCTATCGAGCAAAACTCGTTACGAGATGCTCAGCACGGTGACCCTTGTTCCCTGCTGGTCAACGCCGGCCATGCGGTTCTGCACTTCGGAGCAGAAGACACACGTAATCATGGCCGAACTTAAGGGGCGGTTTAAAGGTCAGAAGATCATCAACGTGACCGGCGTTCGTCGGGAAGAGAGCGCGACACGATCGCGCATGTCTGTCGCAGACAGTGATGCGGCCGGGCAGGTGTGGACGTGGCGCCCGATCATCGACCTCACGCTTGATCAGGTGTTTGCCATGGTCGACGCCTCCGGCCTGCACCCCCATCCCGCCTACCGGATTTACGGTATGGGCCGGGTGTCTTGCCGCTTCTGCATCATGTCCAGCATGCCCGACATGCTGGCCGCCAGTGCACAGCCTGAGAGCCACGATCTATACCGGCAGATGGTGCAGCTGGAGATCGACAGCAGCTTTGCATTTCAGGGTGCGCGCTGGCTCGGCGACGTCGCCCCTCAGTTGCTCCCCCCAGAGATGATTAAGGGTCTCGCCCTCGCCAAGAACAAGGCCGCTCTGCGTAAAGACATAGAGGCGCGGATTACAAGGCCGATGCTCTACGTAAAGGGGTGGCCGACCCGCATGTTGACCGACGACGAGGCTGCACTCATGGCCTCCGTGAGGCGACAGGTGAGCGACCTCTACGGCTTCAAATCGGATTGTCTCGACGTTCCCTCGATCCATGAACGCTACGCGTTTCTTTTGGCCGAGAGTGCCAGAAAGGCGGCCGCATGAACGCCTACGCTGGAAATCTCTTCGACCTTCATCATTCTGTCGCTGTGCCCGCATTGGGTCCGCATGGACCTTACATCATCGACAGTTTCGCTGGCGGCGGTGGCGCGTCGACCGGAATTGAACAGGCTCTTGGCCGTCCCCCTGATTACGCCATCAACCACAACGCGGCCGCTTTGGCACTGCATGAGGCAAATCATCCCGAGACAGTCCATCTCTCGGAAAACGTCTACAAGATCGATCCGCTCGATCACCTGCGCGGCAAGCATATCGGCCTCGCCTGGTTCTCCCCGGATTGCAAACATTTCAGCAAGGCAAAGGGTGGCAAGCCCGTTGAACGCAACATTCGCGACCTGTGCTGGATCATTCCAGGCTGGATCGAACGCATCCAGCAGAGCGGCGGCAAGGTCGATGTCGTCATCATGGAGAACGTCGAGGAGTTTAAGGATTACGGTCCGCTGATCCAGACCGCCAAAGGGTTGCGGCCAGATCCTGAGCGCAAGGGGCAAACTTACCAGAAATGGTGCAAGAAGCTCCGCCAACTCGGCGCGAAAATGGAAAGCCGCGAGATCCGTGGACGCGATTACGGTGCCACGACAATCCGCAAGCGCCTCTTCGTCATCATGCGTTTCGACGGCCAGCCAATTGTTTGGCCGGAGAAGACGCACGGTGCGCCCGATGATGCTGACGTTATTGCCGGACGTAAGCTTCCGTGGCCGATCATGGCAGATGAGATCGACTGGAGCCTGCCGTGTCCTTCGATCTTCGATACGTCTGCCGAGATCTGGGACAAGTTCGGGGTTAGGTCGGTGCGGCCGATCGCGGACGCTTCTCAGGCTCGCGTCGCGCGTGGATTTGATCGGTTCGTATTGAAAGCGAAGAGACCGTTTCTTGTTCAGATCGGTTACGGTGAGCGAGATGGACAGGCGCCGCGATGCATGAGCCTCGACGAGCCGCTGGGTACAGTCGTCGCCGGCGGTGTCAAGCATGCGCTGGTTTCGCCCTCTATCCAACGTTTCAACACAGGCGCGACCGGTGTTGCAATGGATGATCAGCTCCCGACGATTACGGCAAACAGCTACATCAAGCGTCCTGGCGGCGCGGCTCCCCTTGGCCTGCTGGCTCCGGTGCTAACCTACGCTCAGCAGGGTGGCGCTTGCCGCTCCGTGGACGGACAGTCGCATACCATCACAGCCAGCAAGAAAGATCAGAATTCTGTTCTGGTCGGCTATATGGCGCAGGCCAACAATGACAGCCGGCGCGTCGGTGGCGTCAATCCGGGCCGTCCGCTGGATGAAGCGTTGTCGACCGTGACGCAGACAGGAAGTCATCAGCAGCTGGTCTCCGCCTATATCGCGCGCGATTTCGGAACCTCGACAGGTCACAGCGTAACGGAGCCGTCCGCGACGATCATGCCGGAAGGGCAGGGCAAGAGCCGCCTCATCATGCCGTATCTGCAATCTTACTACGGAACTGGAGACGGTGCTCGCGAGGATGATGCCTGCCGCACGATCACGACGCGAGACCGCTTCGGTCATATCGAGGCAACGGTTGACGTTCCTCCCTTCACCGAAGCCCAGGCGGCTCGTGCGCGACAGGTTGCGGAATTCTTACGAGTGCACGGCGTTTGGGATGAGTGTGAATTTGTCACGATCGAAATCGACGGCGTCACGTTCGTCGTGGTCGACATTGGTATGCGCATGCTCTCGCCGCGCGAGCTGTTCAACGCTCAGGGCTTCCCACGTCACTATCAGATCGAGGGGTACTTTGATCGGTCGCAGGGCGATGTGCCGGTATGGGTGCCGTTCTCGAAGGAGGTGCAGGTTTCCTGCGTGGGTAATAGTGTTTGCCCGCCCGTAGCGAAGGCGCTGGTCGCTGCCAACTGCGGCCACCTTGCAGTCACGGCGGTGGCAGCATGACGATGCGCGAGCAGGAAATACGCGACCGCGAAAAGGCCAGCGTCACGCGGCTTGAAGACATCGTCGGACGCTGCAAGGGTGACAAGTGGCGTTTCGACACGGATGGCGACCAGACGCATATCATCGCGCGACGGTCGACGGGCGAAAGTGTCATCCTCGGCACGCTGTACGCGGACGCGCTGCCAGATGAAGTCGAGCTTCTGACCGGGGCACTGGAAAATACCGCTCTTTTCCTGAGGTTGCGCCAACGCGCCATCCTTGCCTTCAGAAGCGGCCAGAACGCCCCGCCGGATCAGCATCCCGCAACGCGCCTGCGGGACGGCGATTTTGCGGCGAATGCCGCCATCCTCTGCGCGGACCCATGGTTTCACCGCTTTCTTGAGCAGCGACAACACCCCGCCGAGGCGCGGGCCATCCACAACAAGGAACACGCCGACACGGTCCTGAAAAGCCTGATCGGCATCACCAGCAAGACACAACTCAATCGTGAGGAACGGGCGCAGGCGGCGTTTATCGATCTGCGCACGGACTTCGAATTATGGAAAGGGGGCCGGTCATGACGGGGATGTCGCCGGTTATCGAACACCTACAGGATTGCAGGACGGATGCGGAGCGGGCGCGGTGGCTGCTGAACATCCCGACATTCATCTTTTATCGCGAGCAGACGGCAATTTACCGCGCCCTTCGTCAGGCGGGCTTCGTTCGCGGTACGCAGCTCGTCGATCTTGAGATATCGGCGCTGGTGACAGTGCGGGATCGCTTCGGGCGACTGCCGTCCGACGTTCAGGACCTACTCAACGCGGCTCGCACCTTCATGGAGACGCTGGCGCGGAAAGGCGGTGTGAAATGAGCAACGCCCGGTTCTCAATCATACCCGCATGGATCGTCACTGATCCACGCCTCAAGGGCATCGATCTGAAGGTGTTGTGTCTCCTGGGTAGCTTCACCAACGCAGAGGGCTGGTGCCGCCGCAGCCAGGTGAAGATGGCGGATGAGCTAAACTGCGGCCGGTCGACGGTTCAGGGCTCGCTCAATCGGCTTTATGAGATTGGCGTGGTGGAGAAAAGGATCGTGGAAAGCCGCGACGGTCGCGACTCCGCACACTACTATCGCGTCATCCATGACAGGGACGTTTCGAGCGATGCGATTGCTGCATGGCAAGTCGCTGCTGCTGAGGAATATGATCCTAAATCAAACGACAATTCAGACGCACCCCCTGCCACTATATCGGCAGGGGGTGCCGCCTCTGGGATGGCACCCCCTGCCATCTCTGGACCGGCACCTATTAACGATACATCTCTAACGAACAATCTTAACGATGGAGAGAGAGCGCCTGCGCGCGGCAATTTGGGGGACGAGGAAGAAAATCCGAAAGCTATCGAGACAGCGTTCAAGCGGTTCTTTGTTACGTGGAAGACAGCTATCCATGACAGTGAACCTGATGCCCGCCGCGAGTGGGGCGCATTGTCGCCTGATGAGCGGGCAAGCGCCCTGGCTCATTCGGAAAGCTATCAGGTTGTCGCCCTTTCCACCGGTCGGAAGTATCTCTGCTCTGCCGCGAAATACCTGAAGGAGCGTCGCTGGGTGAAGCTAGCCGAACAGAGCGTGCGGTCACCTCAGGCGGAAGCGACGGAGATGGTCTCGGTGTTTTCCCGCGCGGGCCGCGCGCTCTTAATGACGAAGCTCTTTCAGCCGATCCGGGCGCTTTCACTCTCGCCCATTGAGCAACACATCGTCGATAACAAGCCCGAGAAAGCGGACCTGATCTGGCGCGAAAAGAAGGAAAAGCAGGGCTGGCCAGAGGCCGTCCAGCTTATCGAGCGGAAGCGCTTCACAGTACTGAACCGCATTGTCGATCTCAGCAAGGACTTTGAGCCTGTAGCGGTCAACGGACCCGTATGGGAAGAATGGAAGCGCGCCTATGCGGAGCGGTGCTGGCCTTGGCCGGTTGCTCCTGAACGTCTGGAGTTCGCTCAATTTCCGCCATTGCCTGCCGATGTGAATGATCTCGACGAGGCCGTGTCCATTGCAATCGAAAACTTCAAATCCAGACTGAACGAGGGACGGGACGATGATGCAGCATAAGTTTGATGATATCTCCCGCCACGTCTCTCTCAAGGGGATGCTGAAGCTGGACAAGATTGCTCAGGAGGCGGCGAGGATCGCTCATGAACGCGAATCGGCGTCGAAAGAGAGGGCGCACAGCGTGTCTGATTCGGCTTGGGTGATAGCGCGCGTCGAGTATGGACGCGAAAAGGCTGTTGAAATCGCCATGGTTGAAGCCGGTATTGAGGCGTGCGTGATCATGCGCATGGGGCCGGAAAGGAAGCGACATAGGCGCCGCATTCCCGCTGCAAAGAC from Agrobacterium tumefaciens includes these protein-coding regions:
- a CDS encoding phosphoadenosine phosphosulfate reductase family protein, translating into MMITRSPEIDALIADDAPVAIGVSGGKDSQAAALATFAYLDSVGHKGPRILIHADLGSVEWDDSFRICEELAEYLECDLVVVRRKAGGLMERWESRWLSSKTRYEMLSTVTLVPCWSTPAMRFCTSEQKTHVIMAELKGRFKGQKIINVTGVRREESATRSRMSVADSDAAGQVWTWRPIIDLTLDQVFAMVDASGLHPHPAYRIYGMGRVSCRFCIMSSMPDMLAASAQPESHDLYRQMVQLEIDSSFAFQGARWLGDVAPQLLPPEMIKGLALAKNKAALRKDIEARITRPMLYVKGWPTRMLTDDEAALMASVRRQVSDLYGFKSDCLDVPSIHERYAFLLAESARKAAA
- a CDS encoding DNA cytosine methyltransferase, which translates into the protein MNAYAGNLFDLHHSVAVPALGPHGPYIIDSFAGGGGASTGIEQALGRPPDYAINHNAAALALHEANHPETVHLSENVYKIDPLDHLRGKHIGLAWFSPDCKHFSKAKGGKPVERNIRDLCWIIPGWIERIQQSGGKVDVVIMENVEEFKDYGPLIQTAKGLRPDPERKGQTYQKWCKKLRQLGAKMESREIRGRDYGATTIRKRLFVIMRFDGQPIVWPEKTHGAPDDADVIAGRKLPWPIMADEIDWSLPCPSIFDTSAEIWDKFGVRSVRPIADASQARVARGFDRFVLKAKRPFLVQIGYGERDGQAPRCMSLDEPLGTVVAGGVKHALVSPSIQRFNTGATGVAMDDQLPTITANSYIKRPGGAAPLGLLAPVLTYAQQGGACRSVDGQSHTITASKKDQNSVLVGYMAQANNDSRRVGGVNPGRPLDEALSTVTQTGSHQQLVSAYIARDFGTSTGHSVTEPSATIMPEGQGKSRLIMPYLQSYYGTGDGAREDDACRTITTRDRFGHIEATVDVPPFTEAQAARARQVAEFLRVHGVWDECEFVTIEIDGVTFVVVDIGMRMLSPRELFNAQGFPRHYQIEGYFDRSQGDVPVWVPFSKEVQVSCVGNSVCPPVAKALVAANCGHLAVTAVAA
- a CDS encoding helix-turn-helix domain-containing protein; the protein is MSNARFSIIPAWIVTDPRLKGIDLKVLCLLGSFTNAEGWCRRSQVKMADELNCGRSTVQGSLNRLYEIGVVEKRIVESRDGRDSAHYYRVIHDRDVSSDAIAAWQVAAAEEYDPKSNDNSDAPPATISAGGAASGMAPPAISGPAPINDTSLTNNLNDGERAPARGNLGDEEENPKAIETAFKRFFVTWKTAIHDSEPDARREWGALSPDERASALAHSESYQVVALSTGRKYLCSAAKYLKERRWVKLAEQSVRSPQAEATEMVSVFSRAGRALLMTKLFQPIRALSLSPIEQHIVDNKPEKADLIWREKKEKQGWPEAVQLIERKRFTVLNRIVDLSKDFEPVAVNGPVWEEWKRAYAERCWPWPVAPERLEFAQFPPLPADVNDLDEAVSIAIENFKSRLNEGRDDDAA